The following DNA comes from Phytohabitans rumicis.
GCCCAGCGGTATCTCACACACCGTCCACTGCGGATCGTGCTGGTCGGCCGTCCGTCGCGGCGCCTCGCCGAGGCGGTCATCGATCTTGAGGCGGCCGGTGCGACGGTGCAGACGGTGGCGTTCGACGCCGCTCAGCCGGCCGACCATCCGGCGGTCGTCGAACAGATCTTCGCCGGTGGCGACATCGATGTCGCCGTCGTCGCGTTTGGCGTGCTCGGCGAGCACCCGGTGGCCGCGCTCGACCACCGCGAGGCGGTCGCGCTGGCGCAGGTCAACTACGTCGGCGCGGTGAGCGTCGGGGTGCTTCTCGCCCGGCGGCTGCGCGCGCAGGGGCACGGGCCATCGTCGCGCTGTCGTCGGTGGCCGGCGAGCGGGCGCGGCGGGTCAACTTTGTGTACGGGTCCTCGAAGGCCGGCCTGGACGCGTTCTACACCGGTCTTGGCTACTGGCTGGAGGGCAGCGGGGTCCGGGTCGTGGTCGTACGCCCCGGGCAGGTGCGCACGAGGATGACCGCGGGGCTTCGCGAGCAGCCGCTGACCACGACGCCGGAGGCGGTGGCCGAGGTGGTCGTTCGGGCCGTCTGGGCGGGCCGGCGCCAGGTCTGGGTGCCCGGTCGTTTGCGCCCGGTCATGGTGGTGCTGCGGCACCTGCCCGGCCCGCTCTTCCGCCGCCTGGGGCGCTGACGCGTCAGACCTCGGCGGTGCCTGCCCAGGGGTTGAACAGATGCAGGATGAGCGCGAGCACCGCCCAGTCGGGTGGCAGGACCGTCATCGCGCCCAGGATCACCGGTGGCGCCGCCCATTGATACAGGCGGATGGTGTCGGTCGCGATCACCAGTTGCCCGTACGCCAGCGCCGCGGTCACGGCGAGCATCGCCTGCACCTGCCGGTCGGTGGCGAGCGCGGCCAGGATGCCTGCGCCCCAGGGCAGGATCATCGACCGCGCGTCGAACCACCGTCCAAGGTGGTGCACCCGGCTGGCCAGCACCGGGTATCGCGTGACGTGCGGCTGTGCCATCGGGTCGACGCCGATCCGCACGGTCAGCGCCCGGATGAGCGGAACGGTGAGCCCGATCAGCGGCAGCAGGTGCCAGGCGAAGCACGCGGCGAAGACCGGGCCGGACTCCTTGACGGATCCCGCAATCACGGCGAGCGCCACGCCGAGCACCGGCTGGTCGTACTGGAACGCGACGGCGCAGCCGAGCGCCCACGTCATCGCCGGGCCGTCGACGAGCACCGGCCACCGGATGTGGATCCGCCACACCCCGGACAGGCCGCAGACCAGCAGCGCCCCGACGACCTGGAGCCGGGCGTCGTCGACCCAGGGGCGCAGCCATATCGCGAGGAGCGGCGGCAGCGCGAGCAGGTGCAGGTACGCGCTGAGCCGCCACCGCCACACCGCGTCGCCGAGCATGAGCGGCAGCAGCCAGCGCAGCGCGAACGGCATGGGCACAGGCTCGCGGCGGCCCAGAGCGCGGTAGCGGTGGCCGTCGGGGCTCACCGCCTCCGCGAGGTTCAGCCGATGCAGGACGAGTAACGCGGCGCCGAGTGCCAGGGCGACGAGCGGTGCAACCACGGGTTTCCCCCTGACCGAACGACGCATTGCTCTTGATCAATGGATGGTACCATCGGTGACATGCCTGATACGGAGCGTCGAGGCGGCTCGGTGATCGTTGGCTTCGGTGGCTCCATCCACGACTTCGCGACGTGCCTGCTGACGCCCGACGATCGGGTGGTGGCGGTGGAGGACGAGCGGCTCAGCCGGGTCCGGTACGCCTACGGCGAGCCCGATCCCTGCCGCGCGTCGCTGGCGTACTGCCTCGACGCGGCCGGCCTGGACGCCGGCGCGGTGCGGGTCTTCGCCGCCAACGACATGCTCGACCCGGACCTGCGCCTTCCCGGCGTGGCGCCGACGTGGCTGAACCATCACCACACCCACGCCACGAGCACCTTCTTCACGAGTCCCTTCGAGGAGGCGGCGATCCTGGTCGCCGACGGCGCCGGCAGTGTGATCGACGCCGGCGGTGGGCGGCCGGCCGCCGACCATCATGAGCGCGAGACCACGACCTGGGCGTTCGGCCGCGGCAACGACATCGCCGTGCTCGGCCGGGTCATCGGCGGCAAGGCCGGTGCGGCCACGTCCAACGACCCGGACGCGTTGATGTCCAACTCCCTCGGCGACTTGTACCGCGCGGTGACCGAGGCGATCGGCTTCGGCTTCCTCCAGGCCGGCAAGACGATGGGCCTGGCGCCGTACGGCGACGACCGCTTCGTGGATCGCCTGATGGAGCCGGTCGACCTCGGTCCGGACGGAACCTACGCGATCCGCATGTACGGCCCCGGCGGCATACTCGACCAGCTTGCCGGCATCGAGCGCGGCTCACTGGCCGATGACTTCATCACCAACGCGTGCGTCGCGGCGGCAGGGCAGGCGGTGCTGGAGACCGTCCTGCTGCACGTGCTGCAGGAGCTGTGGGACCGCACCCGCTGCCCCAACCTGTGCCTGGCCGGTGGTGTGGCGCTCAACTGCACGTTCAACGGGAAGATCAGCGAGCTGACGCCGTTCGAGAACGTGCACGTCGTCTACTCGCCGGGTGACAGCGGCACGGCCATCGGCGCGGCGGTAGCCGCCCGGCTCGCCGCCGCGGGCGCCGGTGCGACGTGGCGGATCGATGCGGGGCCCTACCTCGGCCGGCCCTATCCAGACACATTGGACGGTTATGGCGAAGTCCTCACCGAGGACCAACTGTGCCAGCGGGTGGCCGGGCTGCTGCACCAGGGGCAGGTGGTGGGCTGGTTTCAAGGCGGTGCCGAGTTCGGGCCGCGGGCGCTCGGCAACCGCAGCCTGCTCGCCAACCCGACCGACCCCGAGGTACCGGCCCGGATCAACAAGATCAAGGGACGAGAGTGGTTCCGGCCGGTCGCGCCCGTGGTGCTCGCCGAGCACGCACAGCGGTACTTCGACGCCCGGGGTCCGGCGCATTACATGCAGTTCTCCTGGCCGGTACGGGAGGCGGTGCGCGCGGCCGTGCCGGCGATCTGCCACGTCGACGGCTCCGCCCGCGTGCAGACCCTCGAGACCCGGCACAACCCGTTGCTCGCCGGGCTGATCAACGAGTTCGCCCGGCAGGGCGGCCCGCCCGTGCTGGTCAACACCTCGCTGAACGTACGCGGTGAACCGATCGTCGAGACGCCCGCCGAGGCGATGCGGGTGCTGGCCGAGGCCGACGTCGACGCGATCGTGGTCGGTCACCGCATGATCAAGCGGTGACGGCGCCGGAGCCGCGAGTGGCGTCAGCCCATGCGCAGGAACCGGTCGTACAGCCGGCCGAGCAGGCCACGGCCCGCCGGCGTGCCCACCTCGTGCGGCCGCGCGACGCGGTCCGAGGGCACCTCCTCGGTGGGCAGGGGCCACTGCGCGGCGATCCTGCGGTCCTCTTCGTCACGCATCGGATCGCAGGCGGGGAGCCGGCCGAACAGATGCAGCCGCGCGCGGACCACGGCCGGGTGGCGGCGCAGCAACTCGGCGATGTCCGTGATGCTCCAGCCGTCGTCGAACCCGTTGACCATGGCCGACTCCTCCTGCGCCGCCCACGGGTCCGCCGAGCGCGGGTATCCGAGCGGGAGGTGGGTGAGATCTGACTCGGCCATGACGTGCCCTCCCTTGCCGGAGCGGACCGGGTCCACTCTGGACTAACGACGCTCGGGTGGTGGCTCGGCCGGCGAGCCCTCCGAGCCGACGGTGGCGGTGCCGGAGAGGTCGAGGTCGCGGCCGGCGACGAAGGTGCCGCGCAACTCGACGTTGCCGCCGACGGAAACGGCACCCGCGTCGGTGATGTGGACCCGGTGGCCGCCAGCCGGCAGCTGCCGCTCGATCTCGCGCACCAGGCTGGCCAGCTCGCCGGCCAGCTCGGGGTGCTCTTCGACGAGGTCGGCCAGGCGGGTCTGCCACGCCTGTGCCTGGGCCTGCCGGGCCTGCTCAAGCTCGTCACCGGACAACCCGTCCAGCTGCGTGGCGGACCGGTCGAGCCGCTGCTCCGCGCTGGCTTGCCGGTCCTGGTCTCCGCGGCCGAACAGGCGGGCGAACCCGGCCCGCGCCGCGGCCCACGCGTCAGTCGCGATGGCGCTCACGAGGACGCCGCCACCGCTGATGATCAACGCCTGGCTGACCGGGTCGAGCACCATCCTGAACCCCCTTGTCGCCAGCCAGATACTAACCGAGTCGGCGTCGCGACCGTACGCTTTCGTCGCTGGTTCACCGTCCGGACATACGGGCCACGACCGGGGCGAACACCCGGTACGCGTCAGCGGTCACCACCACGTACGAGACGCCGAACTCCGCGCGGTGCCGTTCCAACGCGTCCACCAATCGCTCGATGTCGCCCACGAGCAGGTGCGGCGAGGCGAGCACCTCCTCGACCGGTAGCCGCATCTCCGCGGCGACCCCGTCCGCCGCGGCGCGCCAGTCGCGCGCGACGACCGTGCGATAGGCCCGGATGTTCAGCTCGACCCGGTCCAGCCGCTCACCGGCCGCGGCGCGGATCCACCCGACCTTCCGCCGGGTCGCCGCGGCCGTCAGGTCGGTCGGTACGCCCTCGGTGGCCGTGTGCACCGGGTTGAGGCCGACGATGTCCGCCTCCCGCGCCGCGAGCGTGAGGACCTGCCGGCCGCCGCCGCCTACCAGGATGGGCGGATGAGGGCGCTGCGCCGGCGCGGGCAGGCCGTCCAAGTCATGGACGGTGTAGTGGCGGCCGGTGATGCTGACCCGTCCGCCGCTCAGCAACGCTTTGACGATGGCCAGCGCCTCGGCGAGCCGTTCCACCCGTTCGGCGCCGCTCGGGAAGAGCAGGCCGAGGCGGTCGTAGTCGGTACGCCGCCAGCCCGCCCCGAGCCCCAGCTCGACCCGACCATCGGTGAGGCGGTCGACGGTCGCCGCCTCGCGGGCGAGCACGGCGGGATGCCGGAGGCCCTCGGCCAGCACGAACGATCCGACCCGCAGGCCGGGCGCGGCGTCCGCGGCGGCCATCATCGCCGGCAGGGGAGCCAACTGGTCGCCGGCATGGTCGATCACGAGCAGGCTCGCGTACCCGAGGTCGGCGACGTCGCGGCTCAGCGACCGCCAGGCGAGCCGGTCGTAGGAGTCGGACGCTTCCACGCCGAAACGAAACGGTCTCATCCCGTAAGGCTGTCAGGCCACGGTGGACGGTCATAGAATTCCGGCATCGTCGATGTCGAACCGTTCTGTGGGCGGCCGCTGGCTACGGCCGTGATCGGCTGTGGCGACGTTTCCCGCAAGTACGCGGCCACGTTCGCCCGGCACCCGCTGGTCCACGTCGCCCGGTGCGCGGACCTGCTGCCCGTACGGGCAGGGGAGCTCGCGGCCCGCACCGGCGCGGCGCCCGGCACCGTCGATGAGATCCTCGACGATCCCGGCATCGAACTGGTCGTCAACCTCACCCCGCCGCAGATGCACGCGCGCGTGACCGAGCGCGCGCTGCGGGCCGGCAAGTCGGTGTACACCGAGAAGCCGCTCGCGGTCGACGCCCCCACCGGGGCGCGGTTGCTCGCCGAGGCCACCGCGGCTGGGCTGTGGCTGGGCTGCGCGCCAGACACGTTCCTTGGTCCGAGCGCCCGGGTCGTGCGCGGCCTGATCGACGACGGCGAGATCGGCACGCCGCTCGGCGCCGCCGCGGCCATGCTGGCCGCCGGGCACGAACGCAGCTGCGCCACCCCCGACGCCTTCTACCAGCCGGGCGCCGGCCCGATGCTGGACATGGGCGTCTACTACGTGACGATGCTGGTCAGCCTGCTCGGACCGGTGCGCCGGGTGACCGGGATGCGGGCCAGCCCCGCGCCGCTGCGCACCATCGACGTGGGTGCGCGCGCCGGCGCCACGTTCGAGTCGACGGTGCCGACCCACGTCACCGGCCTTCTCGATTTCGCCAGCGGCGTGACCGGCACGATCACCGCGAGCTTCGACGTCTGGGGCAGCCGGACGCCGCCGCTGGAGATCTACGGCACCCGGGGCGCGCTCGTCCTACCGGACCCGAACTTCTTCCGCGGCCGGGTCCAGCTCCGGCGAGCGGGACAGCGGCGCTGGATCGAGGTGCCGGTGCCGCAGCGTTGGCCGGCGGGGCGGGGCATCGGCGTCGTCGATCTCGCACACGCGATGCGCGGCCGTGGCCCGCAGCGGGCGGGCGGAGCGCTGGGCCGGCACGTGCTCGAGGTGATGACCGGCATCGTCGACGCCGACGGCACCGGCCGCGATATCGGCTCGACCTGCGCACGCCCGGCCCCATTTCACCCGATGGTGTCAGACGACGGCTGCGCGTGGTGCGAGACGTTAGGCTAATGGCACCGAAACGCTGCTCGCCGCCATCGACTGGACGCCATGACCGAGACGCCTGAGGGGACCGGCGAGCCCGTGCCGCCGTCTCCGTCCACCGTGTCCGGCAGCGGCCTCGTGGCTGGCGGCGACGTGCGGCTGGTCGGCACGTACGTGGCCGGCCGGGACCTGATCATCCACCAGCACCCGCAGCAGCCGGTCGCCGCGCCGAGCGGCATCCACATGCTGCCCGCCCACGTGATCGACTTCGCCGGTCGCGACGACGACATCCGGCAGGCACTGTCCTGGTTCGAGGCCGGCAGCGGCAGCCGGCAGGCGGTCCCGGTGCTCGCTATCGCCGGCAAGGCTGGTGTCGGCAAGACCACGCTCGCCGTCCACCTTGGACATGAGCTGGCCGACCGCTACCCGGATGGCCAGCTCTACGTCAACCTGCGCGGGGTGGAGGCCGAGCGGCTTGACCCGGCCGAAGTGCTCAGCGGGTTCCTGCGCGCCTTCGGCGTCGCGGGCGCGGCGATCCCGCAAGAGCTGGAAGAGCGGGCCAGCCTGTACCGGCAGTTCCTGTACGACCGGCGGATGCTGGTCCTGCTCGACAACGCCGCCAGCGAGGCCCAGGTGCGGCCGCTGCTGCCGGGCAGCCCCGGCTGCGCGGTGATCGTGACCAGTCGGCCATTGCTGACCGCATTGCCCGGCGCCCGCCTGCTCACCCTCGATGTGATGCCGCCGGCGCAGTCGATCGACCTGCTCGCGAAGATCCTGGGAGAGTCCCGGGTGGCCGGCGGCGAGTCCGCCGCGGCTGAGATCGCCGAGCTCTGTGGCCACCTGCCACTGGCGCTGCGGATCGCCGCCGCGCGGTTGGCCGCCCGTCCCCGCTGGCCCTTGACCCATCTGGCCACACGGCTACGCGACGAGGGCACGCGGATCGCCGAGTTGAGAGCAGGTGATCTTGAAGTGCGTGCCGCCTTCGCGCTCAGCTATGAGGGCCTCGCCGAAGCCGACCGCCAGGCGTTTCGCCGGCTCGGCCTGATCCGCGCCTCCGACTTCGCCGCCTGGGTGGCCGCCGCGGTCCTCGACACCGACGTCCCAACCGCGGAGGAGGCGCTGGAACGACTGGTCGATGCCCAACTGCTCGAATCGGACGGCTTCGACGCCACCGGCCAGCCCCGATACCGGTTCCACGACCTGCTGCGCTCGTTCGCCCGGGAGCGGATGCGCGCCGAGGAGGAGCCGGCCGAGCTGGGTGCGGCGAGCGGCCGGTTTCTCGGCGCGTACCTCGCGTTGTCCAAGCGCGGCCTGTACCTGCTGGCCCCCAACAGCAAGCGCGATCCGCTCGCCAGCCGGGCGACCCAATGGCCGCCACCCGGGCTCGACATCGACGAGCTGATGCGCCCCACCCCGTTCAGCTGGTTCCTGGTAGAAACGCAGGGGATCGTGGCGGCGGTGACCCAGGCGTACGAGGCCGGCCTGTGGGACATGACCTGGGAACTGGCCGATCCGCTGCATTTCCACTGCCGCGTGTTCGCCCTGTGGAAGCCTTGGACGACGACTCACGAACTCGCCGTCGAGGCCGCCCGGCGGGCCGACAACCCCCGCGGCGAGGCGTTCATCCTGCGCAACCTCGGCAACGCCTACCGCGATGCGGGCCTGCCGGCGAAGGCGGTCGCCTGCTACGAGGCCAGCCTCGACCTCGGGCGCCGGCTCGACAGCCGGCTGATCCAGGCGGCGGCGCTCAACGGAGCCGGCGAGGTCACCCTCGACCGAGGCCGGTTGGTGACCGCCCGCTCATACCTCGAGCAGGCGCAGGCCGCCTGGACCGATGCCGAGGACTGGACCGGCGTGGCCTACGGGC
Coding sequences within:
- a CDS encoding carbamoyltransferase family protein produces the protein MPDTERRGGSVIVGFGGSIHDFATCLLTPDDRVVAVEDERLSRVRYAYGEPDPCRASLAYCLDAAGLDAGAVRVFAANDMLDPDLRLPGVAPTWLNHHHTHATSTFFTSPFEEAAILVADGAGSVIDAGGGRPAADHHERETTTWAFGRGNDIAVLGRVIGGKAGAATSNDPDALMSNSLGDLYRAVTEAIGFGFLQAGKTMGLAPYGDDRFVDRLMEPVDLGPDGTYAIRMYGPGGILDQLAGIERGSLADDFITNACVAAAGQAVLETVLLHVLQELWDRTRCPNLCLAGGVALNCTFNGKISELTPFENVHVVYSPGDSGTAIGAAVAARLAAAGAGATWRIDAGPYLGRPYPDTLDGYGEVLTEDQLCQRVAGLLHQGQVVGWFQGGAEFGPRALGNRSLLANPTDPEVPARINKIKGREWFRPVAPVVLAEHAQRYFDARGPAHYMQFSWPVREAVRAAVPAICHVDGSARVQTLETRHNPLLAGLINEFARQGGPPVLVNTSLNVRGEPIVETPAEAMRVLAEADVDAIVVGHRMIKR
- a CDS encoding TIGR03621 family F420-dependent LLM class oxidoreductase, which codes for MRPFRFGVEASDSYDRLAWRSLSRDVADLGYASLLVIDHAGDQLAPLPAMMAAADAAPGLRVGSFVLAEGLRHPAVLAREAATVDRLTDGRVELGLGAGWRRTDYDRLGLLFPSGAERVERLAEALAIVKALLSGGRVSITGRHYTVHDLDGLPAPAQRPHPPILVGGGGRQVLTLAAREADIVGLNPVHTATEGVPTDLTAAATRRKVGWIRAAAGERLDRVELNIRAYRTVVARDWRAAADGVAAEMRLPVEEVLASPHLLVGDIERLVDALERHRAEFGVSYVVVTADAYRVFAPVVARMSGR
- a CDS encoding Gfo/Idh/MocA family protein; its protein translation is MIGCGDVSRKYAATFARHPLVHVARCADLLPVRAGELAARTGAAPGTVDEILDDPGIELVVNLTPPQMHARVTERALRAGKSVYTEKPLAVDAPTGARLLAEATAAGLWLGCAPDTFLGPSARVVRGLIDDGEIGTPLGAAAAMLAAGHERSCATPDAFYQPGAGPMLDMGVYYVTMLVSLLGPVRRVTGMRASPAPLRTIDVGARAGATFESTVPTHVTGLLDFASGVTGTITASFDVWGSRTPPLEIYGTRGALVLPDPNFFRGRVQLRRAGQRRWIEVPVPQRWPAGRGIGVVDLAHAMRGRGPQRAGGALGRHVLEVMTGIVDADGTGRDIGSTCARPAPFHPMVSDDGCAWCETLG
- a CDS encoding ATP-binding protein; this encodes MTETPEGTGEPVPPSPSTVSGSGLVAGGDVRLVGTYVAGRDLIIHQHPQQPVAAPSGIHMLPAHVIDFAGRDDDIRQALSWFEAGSGSRQAVPVLAIAGKAGVGKTTLAVHLGHELADRYPDGQLYVNLRGVEAERLDPAEVLSGFLRAFGVAGAAIPQELEERASLYRQFLYDRRMLVLLDNAASEAQVRPLLPGSPGCAVIVTSRPLLTALPGARLLTLDVMPPAQSIDLLAKILGESRVAGGESAAAEIAELCGHLPLALRIAAARLAARPRWPLTHLATRLRDEGTRIAELRAGDLEVRAAFALSYEGLAEADRQAFRRLGLIRASDFAAWVAAAVLDTDVPTAEEALERLVDAQLLESDGFDATGQPRYRFHDLLRSFARERMRAEEEPAELGAASGRFLGAYLALSKRGLYLLAPNSKRDPLASRATQWPPPGLDIDELMRPTPFSWFLVETQGIVAAVTQAYEAGLWDMTWELADPLHFHCRVFALWKPWTTTHELAVEAARRADNPRGEAFILRNLGNAYRDAGLPAKAVACYEASLDLGRRLDSRLIQAAALNGAGEVTLDRGRLVTARSYLEQAQAAWTDAEDWTGVAYGHTHLAVVYADQRLLDQAEEHAAESLRMQTQFRDRSGEAYARMTLGRIARLRDRPADAVAAYERCLEIYAEIGERLGAADARVSMAQAHRDQGRHEEAARRLDEAITTYLDFGGGRRRAIAFTVLAALDRDEGRLQAAAERLAEAIAVLRGADDILNEARAQLELARVRHAAGDAGAQEAVAAAISGFEQAGSPEVDEARALAERV